The Solidesulfovibrio fructosivorans JJ] genome has a window encoding:
- a CDS encoding phage tail tape measure protein gives MRIKAGTLAVDITADGRSFETTLKRSDSLSEAFSDNVDRRMKRAGGAFKSLGQAVGATDQEMAALEKRMRDGMAADAASRALENLRRYAGLTTREYRELAAQMGVATRETDKSTSSMAALAKQAALAAAAYLSFRAAVGVVSSSFADFRDYESALTDMAKVTDQSLSDIDAAIKAMPRELGDPTSLVKGYYQTISAGVTDTTGAMDLLTTAAKGSKAAHVAQDDTIKGLTKTMAGFDGEIRTAAEASDLLFKIEKMGQTSFSELVPVIGDVAESTHLVGVSSQEMAAGLSLITQTSGSTAEAATKWRAIMIGLYKPTENMQKVLKALGYESGVAMVKEKGFAGALQTLQATADKSHFSLGKLFESAEALTGIAGLGAQDWQRYTDILTEVEKGTGETEAAFQRFQSTSQGAWDTFGATWKEVAIDFGEVLAPMMTQAMKDFQDEITRPDGRAALTSLATGAVTLGENLLHSVVPGLTATVNGLNDIIAVWNKLPAPLQGAIVGGGTGALLSKGNPWVTGVGALYGMATAGDAANDRSVAEGLARAQASHKLYASHDTSAAGSLPATIPSDFVPKAQKAQKAVDGIKVSLDGTKKSSDAAANAAARYTERSDAYFEQVQSTIAGLTDSLSGGLEGETLKVDKTFEKIFADIRKSLIGAKGDTEGFAKAWELAEKAWPVAHMTAVLKDFEKGLEKSSQYARDMGTYLSDPAQLEASDWLEGYKKYVTDLREARIGTDEEDADAIAKAEARWDAYQAYVLKSQRDRLQEGGQLADQYWADEAQALENHLAAVKENASSEYAYRVYASKKRSELRKKEIEARIGFEESFLDTLKDVLADEFGLWEDDLTRRQAAWVEFSKDIASGIKDVEAELSDALAGATTDFLFATDRYADQWSDTMGNLEDMFKNTLKRLAQYALENYIVIPVLTEIVGSDATSSITGSKSSGSSWLKDLVSGTKDVSGLSDLFSFGSSSASLASESLSAGITVAGETAPWATETALTSLVGDSVPALNTSIIGLEGATEGVSTAIGAGSSGLIGSLGSLASGLGAVVGLVGLGISLFSSSHTEEKTGSGYSLGVSGTSLSSSGEDYYRVTDSSMLGGTSTSHEIRNTGPLDASTTAALEDAFGAYTDSLVSSFDSLGINADLSGFSFPDWDVTEEQLDDFNYNVTNAMTLYGLQQQGLADAVNALAQDGEYAIDTVTRLGTALASVKSITDMAGLSLEGLAGEDYISGLVDKMQSAGDTATLAGMDFDSLSGVLDDETIASLQDLEDQAGAASDGVQATSEQLRQLAQAAYASDLVLAFGSTDAVTDAFNRYFSNAYSSTEQATRLMKYYAEGAGEALAALDDSGVSLENFWSSYRAAMENSALSADQVKAWDDAAQWVEAWDSSLKSAGTAWEDVNKTVVDGLNDQIDALNDQADALQDTIDLWDGFLADIQALRRDIKWDEHLTDLSPKELLEAKKAAFDSTAAKARTGDTKAQADLDDVTKEYLNAAEDYYGHSEAYYDQFDHADSTLSSLEAYSQAQVDQAQAQLDALNQEISVLTLQVDQLTLVNTNLGTLASAWGDGVNAIVGAINDSSFSSSYADAIAAANAAQASAAAALLATMSGGSSSAQTATDAAIDWTSLFGTTATEATGQIDDGTLSIKRYAGGGDPLAGELAMVGERGPELVRFGADAHVYNAMDTIQAFRGSMPPASVDTAGIEMRLDAQRRQQEVAHAELTGVIAKQGKAIGALARQTSRLARRLAS, from the coding sequence GTGAGGATCAAGGCCGGCACCCTGGCGGTGGATATCACCGCCGACGGCAGGAGCTTCGAGACCACCCTGAAGCGGTCCGACAGCCTGTCCGAAGCATTTTCCGACAACGTCGATCGTCGCATGAAGCGAGCCGGCGGTGCCTTTAAAAGCCTTGGACAGGCTGTCGGGGCGACCGACCAGGAAATGGCCGCCCTTGAAAAACGCATGCGTGATGGGATGGCCGCTGATGCCGCTTCCCGCGCCCTGGAAAACCTGCGCCGCTATGCCGGCCTCACCACACGGGAGTACAGGGAGCTGGCTGCGCAGATGGGCGTGGCCACCCGCGAAACGGATAAATCAACTTCCTCCATGGCGGCGCTGGCCAAGCAGGCCGCGCTTGCCGCTGCGGCCTACCTGTCCTTCCGGGCTGCGGTGGGAGTTGTTTCCAGCTCATTTGCTGATTTCCGGGACTACGAAAGCGCCCTGACGGACATGGCCAAGGTCACGGACCAGAGCTTGTCCGACATCGACGCAGCCATCAAAGCCATGCCGCGGGAGCTGGGCGATCCGACGTCCCTGGTCAAAGGCTACTATCAGACCATTTCCGCCGGGGTGACCGACACTACGGGCGCCATGGATCTGCTCACCACGGCGGCCAAGGGTTCAAAAGCCGCCCACGTGGCCCAGGATGATACCATCAAGGGCCTGACCAAGACCATGGCGGGTTTCGATGGCGAGATCCGCACGGCGGCCGAGGCCTCGGACCTGCTGTTTAAAATCGAGAAAATGGGCCAGACGTCGTTTTCCGAGCTGGTGCCTGTCATTGGCGACGTGGCCGAGTCCACCCACCTGGTCGGCGTCTCTTCCCAGGAGATGGCGGCCGGGCTGTCACTCATCACCCAGACCTCGGGCTCCACGGCCGAGGCGGCCACCAAGTGGCGCGCCATCATGATCGGGCTCTACAAGCCGACCGAGAACATGCAGAAGGTTCTCAAGGCGCTCGGCTACGAGTCCGGCGTGGCCATGGTCAAGGAAAAGGGGTTTGCCGGGGCGCTGCAAACGCTCCAGGCCACAGCTGACAAGTCTCATTTTTCCCTGGGCAAGCTCTTCGAGAGCGCCGAGGCGTTGACCGGCATTGCCGGTCTCGGTGCCCAGGATTGGCAACGATACACGGACATCCTGACGGAAGTTGAAAAAGGGACCGGGGAAACAGAGGCCGCGTTCCAGCGTTTTCAGTCCACCTCCCAGGGTGCCTGGGATACCTTTGGCGCCACATGGAAAGAGGTGGCGATCGATTTCGGAGAAGTCCTTGCTCCGATGATGACCCAGGCGATGAAGGATTTCCAGGATGAGATCACGCGGCCGGATGGCCGGGCCGCATTGACTTCTCTTGCCACCGGAGCCGTCACGCTGGGCGAAAATCTGTTGCACAGCGTCGTCCCCGGCCTGACCGCCACGGTCAATGGCCTCAATGACATCATTGCTGTCTGGAACAAGCTCCCTGCTCCGCTCCAGGGCGCGATCGTGGGCGGCGGCACGGGGGCGCTGCTTTCCAAGGGCAACCCCTGGGTCACGGGCGTCGGCGCGCTGTACGGCATGGCCACTGCCGGCGATGCGGCCAACGATCGCTCCGTGGCCGAGGGGTTGGCCAGGGCGCAGGCATCGCACAAGCTGTACGCCTCCCATGACACCAGCGCGGCGGGTTCCTTGCCCGCGACCATCCCTTCCGATTTTGTCCCCAAAGCCCAAAAGGCCCAAAAGGCCGTGGACGGCATCAAGGTTTCCCTGGACGGCACCAAAAAGTCTTCGGACGCCGCGGCCAATGCCGCCGCCCGCTATACCGAGCGATCGGACGCCTATTTCGAGCAGGTGCAGTCTACCATCGCCGGCCTGACGGACAGCCTGTCCGGAGGCCTCGAGGGCGAGACGCTCAAGGTCGACAAGACCTTCGAGAAAATTTTCGCCGACATCCGCAAATCGCTCATCGGGGCCAAGGGCGATACCGAGGGTTTCGCCAAGGCCTGGGAGCTGGCGGAAAAAGCCTGGCCCGTGGCCCACATGACGGCCGTGCTCAAGGATTTCGAGAAGGGGCTCGAAAAATCATCCCAGTATGCCCGGGACATGGGCACGTACCTGTCCGATCCGGCGCAATTGGAGGCCTCGGACTGGCTCGAGGGCTACAAGAAATACGTCACGGACCTGCGCGAGGCCAGGATCGGCACGGATGAAGAGGACGCCGACGCCATCGCCAAGGCCGAGGCGCGGTGGGATGCCTATCAGGCCTACGTGCTCAAGTCCCAGCGCGACCGCCTCCAGGAGGGCGGTCAACTTGCGGATCAGTATTGGGCGGATGAGGCCCAGGCACTGGAAAACCATCTGGCCGCTGTCAAAGAGAACGCCTCCTCCGAGTACGCCTATCGGGTCTACGCATCCAAAAAGCGCAGCGAGCTGCGCAAAAAGGAGATCGAGGCCCGTATCGGTTTCGAGGAGTCCTTCCTCGATACCCTCAAGGACGTTCTGGCCGACGAGTTCGGCCTCTGGGAGGACGACCTGACGCGCAGGCAGGCGGCCTGGGTCGAGTTTTCCAAGGATATCGCTAGCGGCATCAAGGACGTCGAAGCCGAGCTGTCCGACGCCCTGGCCGGCGCGACCACGGATTTCCTGTTTGCCACGGACCGTTATGCGGACCAGTGGTCCGACACCATGGGCAACCTCGAGGATATGTTCAAGAACACCCTCAAGCGCCTCGCCCAGTACGCCCTGGAAAATTACATCGTCATCCCGGTGCTCACCGAGATCGTGGGCAGCGACGCCACCAGCTCCATCACCGGCTCGAAAAGCTCGGGGTCGAGCTGGCTCAAGGATCTCGTCAGCGGGACCAAGGACGTCAGCGGGTTGTCGGATCTGTTTTCGTTCGGTTCGTCGTCCGCCTCCCTGGCCTCGGAGTCCCTGTCCGCCGGAATCACCGTGGCTGGCGAGACGGCTCCCTGGGCCACGGAAACCGCCTTGACGTCTTTGGTCGGTGATAGCGTTCCCGCCTTGAACACCAGCATCATCGGGCTGGAAGGGGCTACGGAAGGCGTGTCCACCGCCATCGGTGCGGGATCATCCGGCCTTATCGGGTCGCTCGGTTCCCTGGCATCCGGTCTCGGCGCCGTGGTCGGACTGGTCGGCCTGGGCATTTCCCTGTTCTCCTCCTCCCACACCGAGGAAAAGACCGGCAGCGGCTACAGCCTGGGAGTCAGCGGCACCTCCCTCTCCTCCTCGGGCGAGGACTACTACCGGGTCACGGACTCCTCGATGCTCGGCGGCACGTCCACCTCCCACGAGATCCGCAACACCGGGCCGCTGGACGCCTCGACCACCGCCGCCCTCGAGGACGCCTTCGGCGCGTACACGGACAGCCTCGTCAGCTCCTTCGATTCCCTTGGCATCAATGCCGACCTCTCCGGCTTCAGCTTCCCGGACTGGGACGTGACCGAGGAGCAGCTCGACGATTTCAACTACAACGTCACCAACGCCATGACGTTGTACGGGTTGCAGCAACAGGGGCTGGCCGATGCGGTCAATGCCCTGGCCCAGGACGGCGAATACGCCATCGACACCGTGACCCGGCTGGGCACCGCCCTGGCCTCGGTCAAGAGCATCACGGACATGGCGGGCCTGTCCCTCGAGGGGCTGGCCGGCGAGGATTATATCTCGGGACTCGTGGACAAGATGCAGTCCGCCGGTGACACGGCCACCCTGGCCGGCATGGATTTCGACTCGTTGTCCGGCGTGCTCGATGACGAAACCATCGCCTCGCTCCAGGATCTCGAGGACCAGGCCGGGGCCGCCAGCGACGGTGTCCAGGCCACCAGCGAGCAGCTGCGCCAGCTGGCCCAGGCCGCCTACGCCTCGGATCTGGTCCTCGCATTCGGCTCCACCGATGCCGTCACCGACGCCTTCAACCGTTACTTTAGCAATGCCTACAGCTCCACCGAGCAGGCCACGCGCCTCATGAAATACTATGCCGAGGGCGCTGGCGAGGCCCTGGCCGCCCTGGACGATTCCGGCGTCAGCCTGGAAAATTTCTGGTCCTCGTACCGGGCGGCCATGGAAAACTCGGCGCTGTCCGCCGACCAGGTCAAAGCCTGGGACGACGCCGCGCAATGGGTCGAGGCCTGGGATTCGTCGCTCAAAAGCGCCGGCACGGCCTGGGAGGACGTCAACAAGACGGTCGTGGACGGGCTCAATGACCAGATCGACGCCCTCAACGATCAGGCCGACGCCCTGCAGGACACCATCGATCTGTGGGACGGTTTCCTGGCCGACATCCAGGCCCTGCGCCGGGACATCAAATGGGACGAGCATCTGACCGACCTGTCCCCCAAGGAATTGCTCGAGGCCAAAAAGGCCGCGTTCGATTCCACGGCGGCCAAGGCCAGGACCGGGGACACCAAGGCCCAGGCCGATCTGGACGACGTCACCAAGGAATACCTCAACGCCGCCGAAGACTATTACGGCCACAGCGAGGCGTATTACGACCAGTTCGACCACGCCGACAGCACCCTTTCCAGCCTCGAGGCCTATTCCCAGGCCCAGGTGGATCAGGCCCAGGCCCAGCTCGATGCCCTAAACCAGGAGATTTCCGTCCTCACCCTCCAGGTCGACCAGCTGACCCTGGTCAACACCAATCTGGGCACCCTGGCCTCGGCCTGGGGCGATGGCGTCAACGCCATTGTCGGGGCCATAAACGATTCGAGCTTCTCGAGTTCCTACGCCGATGCCATCGCCGCGGCCAATGCGGCCCAGGCGTCGGCCGCGGCTGCCTTGCTGGCCACAATGTCCGGTGGCTCCTCGAGCGCCCAAACGGCCACCGATGCCGCCATTGATTGGACCTCGCTCTTCGGGACCACAGCCACGGAAGCAACCGGCCAAATCGACGACGGCACCCTGTCGATCAAACGATACGCAGGCGGCGGCGATCCCCTGGCCGGCGAACTGGCCATGGTCGGTGAGCGCGGTCCGGAGCTGGTGCGTTTCGGCGCCGACGCCCATGTGTACAACGCCATGGACACCATCCAGGCCTTCCGTGGCTCCATGCCCCCGGCGTCGGTGGATACGGCGGGCATCGAAATGCGCCTCGATGCCCAGCGCCGGCAGCAGGAGGTCGCGCACGCCGAGTTGACCGGCGTCATCGCCAAACAGGGCAAGGCCATCGGCGCCCTGGCGCGGCAGACCAGCCGTCTGGCCAGGAGGCTGGCGTCGTGA
- a CDS encoding DUF1799 domain-containing protein yields the protein MACVDHKPCDVCRQAFKISRWDTPAEREHKKNGPPCATCRPELLPDNATAFAVYLRCADQLIVGPMGDKIGLNFMAVKGFMDMEGIPDQAETWERVQLLYGEIFRAQREDAERKREAEKDRARR from the coding sequence ATGGCCTGCGTTGACCACAAGCCCTGCGACGTGTGCAGGCAGGCCTTTAAAATCTCACGCTGGGACACCCCGGCCGAACGCGAACACAAGAAAAACGGACCCCCATGCGCCACATGCCGCCCCGAACTGCTCCCGGACAACGCCACTGCTTTTGCCGTGTACCTGCGTTGCGCCGACCAGCTCATCGTGGGGCCCATGGGGGACAAGATCGGCCTGAATTTCATGGCCGTGAAAGGCTTTATGGATATGGAGGGCATCCCGGACCAGGCCGAAACCTGGGAGCGGGTGCAGCTCCTGTATGGCGAGATCTTCCGGGCGCAGCGGGAAGACGCCGAGCGGAAACGCGAGGCGGAGAAGGACAGGGCAAGGCGGTGA
- a CDS encoding HK97-gp10 family putative phage morphogenesis protein, translated as MGMFSDQFERVMSDVQGAMDEELEEAVLPEAQRRVPVRTGKLKASLDVGTERDGAVITGYVEAGEPYAPYPEFGTQFQPAKPYLRPSAEKFDLQRVADRMPKGDA; from the coding sequence ATGGGCATGTTCTCGGATCAGTTCGAGCGGGTGATGTCCGACGTCCAGGGAGCCATGGACGAAGAGCTGGAAGAAGCAGTGCTGCCCGAGGCCCAGCGGCGGGTGCCGGTCAGGACCGGCAAACTCAAGGCGTCCCTGGACGTTGGCACCGAGCGCGACGGCGCGGTCATCACCGGCTACGTCGAGGCCGGCGAACCCTATGCCCCCTACCCCGAGTTCGGCACCCAATTTCAACCGGCCAAGCCGTACCTGCGGCCGTCGGCGGAAAAGTTCGATCTGCAGCGTGTGGCCGACCGCATGCCCAAGGGTGACGCATGA
- a CDS encoding head-tail joining protein, with product MLTDAPGVFLTVFGADATYTASNAGASIQAIVEDCAPWDGINASLRTSYNDGQARLGMAWVRPTDLPVVQVFGHTLEQDGRTWTVSDSWPEGDMLVLGLFRGVFVVDVEVKKDLEVSDGALGYKTVPTTIWTGKAAVHGLSGHERLLSGREIGVGYRNGFLPACPDLVPGCLIATPNETLHVTSSYTDHARGWTVFEAEARQEDQ from the coding sequence GTGCTGACCGATGCGCCCGGGGTGTTCCTCACCGTTTTCGGTGCGGACGCCACCTACACGGCTAGCAACGCCGGCGCATCCATCCAGGCCATCGTCGAGGACTGCGCGCCCTGGGACGGCATCAACGCCTCCCTGCGCACATCCTACAACGACGGTCAGGCGCGACTCGGCATGGCCTGGGTGCGGCCGACTGACCTGCCCGTCGTGCAGGTCTTCGGCCACACCCTCGAGCAGGACGGCCGGACCTGGACCGTGTCGGACAGCTGGCCCGAGGGCGACATGCTGGTGCTCGGGCTGTTTCGCGGCGTGTTCGTGGTGGACGTGGAGGTCAAAAAGGACCTCGAGGTGTCCGACGGGGCCCTGGGCTACAAGACCGTCCCCACCACGATCTGGACGGGCAAGGCAGCGGTACACGGCTTGTCCGGCCACGAGCGGCTGCTGTCCGGCCGGGAGATCGGCGTGGGCTACCGCAACGGCTTCCTGCCGGCCTGTCCGGATCTGGTCCCGGGCTGCCTGATCGCCACGCCCAACGAGACGCTCCACGTGACCAGCTCCTACACCGATCACGCGCGCGGCTGGACCGTGTTCGAGGCCGAAGCGCGGCAGGAGGACCAGTGA
- a CDS encoding TraR/DksA C4-type zinc finger protein: protein MDYADHAQDAETVHRAAALSLAGGNAAAGDQIRENGVIVCRDCGEPIPGARLRILPTACRCVACQEAVEAVQC, encoded by the coding sequence ATGGATTACGCCGACCATGCCCAGGACGCCGAGACCGTGCACCGCGCTGCTGCCCTTTCCCTGGCCGGAGGCAATGCGGCCGCCGGCGATCAGATCCGGGAAAACGGGGTGATCGTCTGCCGCGACTGCGGCGAGCCCATCCCGGGCGCGCGGCTGCGCATCCTGCCCACGGCCTGTCGGTGCGTGGCCTGCCAGGAAGCCGTGGAGGCCGTCCAGTGCTGA
- a CDS encoding transglycosylase SLT domain-containing protein, producing MTALRGAGAFCVAACLAVFAAWLVSGCDKAEAPTVAPAAVHPRSAAPATLPTIPTKPASVRGIPQNALRYRAELIRNARSVWGLDAPTATFAGQVHQESGWRPEVKSPVGAQGMAQFMPATASWIAKLYPELAANEPFNPSWALRALVTYDRYLWDRVHAATPCDRMAMTLSAYNGGLGWVRRDARLASGQGLAQDRWWDNIETVNAGRSAGNWRENRGYPRRILRLLSPRYVAAGFGGGLCHD from the coding sequence ATGACGGCGTTGCGGGGAGCTGGCGCGTTTTGCGTGGCCGCCTGTCTGGCCGTCTTTGCCGCCTGGCTCGTGTCCGGTTGCGACAAGGCCGAAGCGCCCACGGTCGCCCCGGCGGCTGTGCATCCTCGTTCGGCCGCGCCGGCCACCTTGCCCACCATCCCCACGAAGCCGGCCAGCGTGCGCGGCATTCCACAAAACGCCCTGCGCTACCGCGCCGAGCTGATCCGCAACGCCCGGTCCGTCTGGGGCCTGGATGCGCCGACGGCCACCTTTGCCGGGCAGGTGCACCAGGAATCCGGCTGGCGTCCGGAGGTCAAAAGCCCGGTGGGCGCGCAAGGCATGGCCCAGTTCATGCCGGCCACGGCTTCCTGGATCGCCAAGCTCTATCCCGAACTGGCGGCCAACGAGCCCTTCAATCCGTCCTGGGCCCTGCGGGCGCTGGTGACCTACGACCGCTACCTCTGGGACCGCGTCCATGCGGCCACGCCTTGCGACCGCATGGCCATGACCCTTTCGGCCTACAACGGCGGCCTCGGCTGGGTGCGGCGCGATGCGCGTCTGGCCTCCGGACAGGGACTCGCCCAGGACCGCTGGTGGGACAACATCGAGACCGTCAACGCCGGCCGCAGCGCGGGCAACTGGCGCGAGAACCGGGGCTATCCGCGCCGCATCCTGCGCCTGCTTTCGCCGCGCTACGTCGCGGCCGGCTTCGGGGGAGGCCTTTGCCATGATTAA
- a CDS encoding putative holin encodes MPDPKETVTATPAQQPEDLSSIKAMLLEIIEDKIKVGADAAPDELTATATAKAPLLSRLSPRMLACLVLACLLVAGVAVLSPAQLPVAAYKLSLVAIAGYLGYWIDRWCFPYARPDSFLVAADWRAENKPAAERANNPVVAGCEQIYAAAMLRRALVMLGCMLAMGLGL; translated from the coding sequence ATGCCCGATCCCAAAGAAACCGTCACTGCCACGCCGGCGCAACAGCCGGAAGACTTGTCCAGCATCAAGGCGATGCTGCTCGAAATCATCGAGGACAAGATCAAGGTCGGCGCTGATGCCGCCCCTGATGAGCTGACCGCAACCGCCACGGCCAAGGCCCCCCTGCTCTCGCGCCTCTCGCCGCGCATGCTGGCCTGTCTGGTGCTGGCCTGTTTGCTGGTGGCGGGCGTGGCCGTGCTCTCCCCGGCCCAGTTGCCCGTGGCCGCCTATAAGCTGTCCCTGGTCGCCATCGCCGGCTACCTCGGCTACTGGATCGACCGCTGGTGCTTCCCTTACGCCCGGCCGGATTCCTTCCTCGTCGCGGCCGACTGGCGCGCCGAGAACAAGCCGGCCGCCGAACGGGCCAACAATCCCGTGGTCGCCGGCTGCGAGCAGATCTACGCCGCCGCCATGCTGCGCCGGGCCCTGGTGATGCTGGGCTGCATGCTGGCCATGGGGCTGGGGCTGTAA
- a CDS encoding DUF2190 family protein: MSYVNQSRRTFQAGGAIDAYLLVGLTDGKLAANAADGSPIGVLEYPALEVDQPVSVRLLNTDGTIEVLATGAVAVGGDVQADADGTVKADAGAGARTIIGRSLTAVADGGVIEVIPYGYGNTYTA, encoded by the coding sequence ATGAGCTACGTCAACCAGTCCCGCCGCACCTTTCAGGCCGGCGGGGCCATCGACGCCTATCTGCTGGTGGGCCTGACCGACGGCAAGCTGGCCGCCAACGCCGCCGACGGCAGCCCCATCGGGGTGCTCGAGTATCCCGCCCTGGAGGTGGACCAGCCCGTGAGCGTGCGTCTGCTCAACACCGACGGCACCATCGAGGTCCTGGCCACCGGCGCGGTGGCCGTGGGCGGCGACGTCCAGGCCGATGCCGACGGCACGGTCAAGGCGGATGCGGGCGCCGGCGCGCGCACCATCATCGGCCGGTCCCTGACCGCCGTGGCCGACGGGGGCGTCATCGAGGTCATCCCCTACGGCTACGGCAACACCTACACCGCGTAA
- the sppA gene encoding signal peptide peptidase SppA — protein sequence MSIQSQRLWAMEPQRLAGLFRDMKARGLPDTAAVAAMAASGQDREKRFYERQGVLAVVDMSGPLSKDGSYWWGIGSTREIGAGLLQAAADPSVKAILLDVDSPGGTVDGTEELAGIARIVAAQKPLYVYASDLMASAAYWIGSQAKEIGTQASAQIGSIGVVLTHTDWSGWDEQMGVDITYLTAGHFKAMGNPDEPLSDEARAYLQQQLDEVYGLFLDAVAAGRRVSREQAMAMADGKIFLGRQALELGLVDRLESRADFINRIVQEVHMDLKTFKAEHADTAAAHRAEVETELSAKAETDRQSAVASEQSRVLGIVDVLVGEELGAKVAAVVASGVSAEQAKAMGAFLAPAAAGQQGQESEAQREALGLLKEATQKPLDNAADPRATTPDFDALVEAEIKGGLSRGKAVTKVIKEHPEAHAAWLSKRSKEGK from the coding sequence GTGAGCATCCAGTCACAACGGCTGTGGGCCATGGAGCCCCAGCGTCTGGCCGGGCTGTTCCGGGACATGAAGGCCCGGGGCCTGCCCGACACCGCCGCCGTGGCGGCCATGGCAGCTTCCGGCCAGGACAGGGAGAAACGCTTTTACGAACGGCAGGGCGTCCTGGCCGTGGTGGACATGTCCGGGCCGCTTTCGAAGGACGGCAGCTATTGGTGGGGCATCGGTTCCACCCGGGAAATAGGGGCCGGGCTGCTCCAGGCCGCGGCTGACCCGTCGGTCAAGGCAATCCTCCTGGACGTGGATTCCCCGGGCGGCACCGTGGACGGCACCGAGGAGCTGGCCGGGATCGCCCGGATCGTGGCCGCCCAGAAGCCGCTGTATGTCTACGCCTCGGACCTCATGGCTTCGGCCGCCTACTGGATCGGCTCCCAGGCCAAGGAGATCGGAACCCAGGCCTCGGCGCAAATCGGCTCGATCGGCGTGGTCCTGACGCATACCGACTGGTCCGGCTGGGACGAGCAGATGGGCGTGGACATCACCTATCTGACTGCCGGCCATTTCAAGGCCATGGGCAATCCGGACGAACCGCTTTCCGACGAGGCCCGGGCCTATCTCCAGCAGCAACTCGACGAGGTGTACGGCCTCTTTCTTGACGCCGTGGCCGCCGGACGGCGCGTTTCACGCGAGCAGGCCATGGCCATGGCCGACGGCAAAATCTTTCTCGGCCGGCAGGCCCTGGAGCTGGGGCTGGTCGACCGCCTCGAAAGCCGCGCCGATTTCATCAACCGCATCGTGCAGGAGGTGCACATGGATCTGAAGACCTTCAAGGCCGAGCACGCGGACACGGCGGCCGCGCATCGCGCCGAGGTGGAAACCGAACTGTCCGCCAAGGCCGAGACGGACCGGCAGTCCGCCGTTGCCAGTGAACAGTCCCGGGTGCTCGGCATCGTGGACGTGCTGGTGGGCGAGGAACTGGGCGCGAAAGTCGCGGCCGTGGTGGCGTCGGGCGTCTCCGCCGAACAGGCCAAGGCCATGGGCGCGTTCCTGGCCCCGGCCGCCGCCGGACAACAGGGACAGGAATCCGAAGCGCAGCGGGAAGCCCTCGGCCTGCTCAAGGAAGCGACCCAGAAGCCGCTCGACAACGCCGCCGATCCGCGCGCGACCACGCCCGACTTCGACGCCCTGGTCGAGGCCGAAATCAAGGGCGGCCTGTCGCGGGGCAAGGCCGTGACCAAGGTGATCAAGGAACATCCCGAAGCCCACGCCGCCTGGCTGTCCAAGCGCAGCAAGGAGGGGAAATAA